A stretch of the Nematostella vectensis chromosome 1, jaNemVect1.1, whole genome shotgun sequence genome encodes the following:
- the LOC5501647 gene encoding uncharacterized protein LOC5501647, which translates to MESPARLRCLLLALTAQFLVCSGQNHLLDSKDTTFVVGFPAQDPRKGSSGKNRLYITADEDTEVYLEIPDLNDNRTVQLRAGGSYDIALPGNTRMDSHTGGGLKGIRITANVSVSVYGLGLVDQSSDGFLALPVGLLGTEYIVPTYAPSMNAFVMVIAVHDDTRISFKLRLSGPGFITYRYMNFRNGDTLNVTLAKKHEAFQILADSYAGSLSGTRVTSSKVISVYSGNDCANVPINKGACDHLVEQVPPVSTWGRTFLVKATEQRPAGDLFQILASANNTVVRIETASDSIIRNLNAGDVFFFDANYTSSYVIVTSKPSLVTQYSKGSTTDGSAFAPFMSIIPSTDQFSNDFTLVVPDDPSGSFNGYATIYISSLKKSGVKITSIPNKTLPTLIWQQIPNSVFSVATLALPRAQYRFYHTSPLVTLSVIFYGVGNLAAFGFPAGFRISRPPRDCVPTSMVPGDRQDNDCDGKVDEEILNGIDDDRDGLVDEDLVTRPPVIVLSPTTNSKQCTWGDSKYAVDLPSYTVFGMCNVRDANKMVHQDIAIHRSESCWIKKTREWTLTDGCGNIVKKTQNLNVLTPSPTTIDFPKDAYGQCPASAFDVNLDLFGRPRVTSACPGDPQIESKDSGLKVLKDCGYVTPVAVTRMWKVTDVCMNVTNHKQTIYFQNQGTKPTIRSPSRPISITKGQEENITLTCTSVGTPTPLITWVLPDGSQVNSTHYITETEVLDDLELRTRLKRPQPGGSLLITDSREVDTGVYVCIARNVLGNDTVSANVTVRKDLVDVDASITLPDEVFDDDLLDTESERYVELKTTFEWELTQIFINMSGFQEVDILGFRNGSVKVLFRVVVKTQDKKEKPEVAVSKVGKHLSLKVKGGRIGSYKVIPTAALQEKPPPPKELQASNVKKTEVHITWAHPELYGMYSITGYLLQYKEFGSSKSWKTYVTVRGDNHRIGNLEAGTSYSVRLKSKNKYGHSEPSENLEFATQKGHSGAELALMIVVPLLVIAVAIALGLYFIRRKRRKRQGFMRADTVESHTVRYCANPSNGFRFDESNAHWRQIPREAVELGRTLGEGEFGKVIEGNVTEPDGTRVHCAVKKLKRTATESDWKDLLNELDIMVQVGEHPNIVNLIGACSDPEGPLMVIVEFCGNGNLLHYLQKNSNKNYSNLHEYVLTIPARERLRIAADVASGMAHLEKMRCVHRDLAARNVLLDEALTAKVSDFGLSRDIYTNSVYEKTTGGKLPAKWMAIESIEAGLYTSHSDAWSFGVLLWEIETGGCIPYPTFTVQEMLNSLKKGYRLEKPPYCLEPLYTLMLSCWSADPALRPHFVEICARLKQLHDVTPQIKSHNNEYTVDGYEDMSGRETYA; encoded by the exons ATGGAAAGTCCGGCTCGTTTAAGATGTCTCCTGTTAGCTCTGACGGCACAGTTTCTTGTGTGTTCAG GTCAGAACCACCTGCTCGATAGCAAAGATACGACATTCGTGGTTGGGTTCCCTGCACAGGACCCGCGCAAAGGGTCTTCCGGTAAAAACCGTCTCTACATTACAGCAGACGAGGACACAGAGGTTTACCTAGAGATACCAGATCTAAACGATAATAGAACCGTACAATTACGAGCCGGCGGCTCTTACGACATTGCACTCCCAGGAAATACCCGCATGGATAGCCACacggggggagggttgaaGGGGATTCGCATAACCGCTAATGTGTCCGTGTCGGTATACGGACTAGGCTTGGTCGATCAATCAAGCGATGGATTCCTTGCATTGCCGGTAGGCTTACTCGGTACAGAATATATCGTCCCGACATACGCGCCAAGCATGAACGCCTTTGTGATGGTCATCGCTGTGCACGATGACACTAGGATCTCCTTCAAGCTTCGCCTCTCCGGTCCTGGGTTCATCACGTATAGATATATGAATTTTAGGAACGGAGACACGTTGAATGTGACGTTGGCCAAGAAGCATGAGGCGTTCCAGATTCTAGCGGACAGTTACGCCGGCTCTTTATCAGGCACgcgcgtgacgtcatcgaagGTGATCTCTGTGTACTCAGGTAACGACTGCGCGAATGTCCCGATCAACAAGGGCGCATGTGATCACCTCGTGGAGCAGGTCCCACCCGTGTCCACCTGGGGCAGGACTTTTCTTGTCAAGGCAACGGAACAAAGACCCGCCGGAGACCTCTTTCAGATTCTGGCCTCTGCGAATAACACTGTAGTGCGGATAGAAACAGCGTCAGACTCCATCATAAGGAATCTTAATGCGGGTGATGTCTTTTTCTTTGATGCGAACTACACAAGCAGTTACGTCATCGTGACAAGCAAGCCGTCACTTGTCACGCAATACTCTAAGGGTAGTACTACGGACGGGTCGGCGTTCGCGCCATTTATGAGTATTATTCCCTCTACGGACCAGTTCTCTAATGACTTTACACTAGTAGTGCCGGATGATCCTTCGGGGTCCTTTAATGGGTATGCAACAATTTACATCTCTTCCCTAAAGAAGTCAGGAGTAAAAATCACTAGTATCCCAAACAAAACGTTGCCCACTTTAATCTGGCAGCAGATCCCGAATTCAGTCTTCTCCGTCGCCACCCTTGCTCTCCCGAGAGCGCAGTATCGTTTCTACCACACATCCCCTCTTGTGACCTTATCCGTCATATTCTACGGCGTAGGAAATTTGGCAGCGTTCGGATTTCCGGCGGGATTCCGAATCTCCCGGCCTCCGCGCGACTGTGTCCCGACCAGCATGGTACCAGGAGACCGACAAGATAACGACTGCGACGGCAAAGTCGACGAAGAGATATTAAATGGTATTGACGACGACAGGGATGGCCTGGTGGACGAAGATCTTGTCACACGACCTCCTGTTATCGTCCTAAGCCCAACGACTAACAGCAAGCAATGCACTTGGGGTGATTCAAAATACGCGGTCGATTTACCTTCGTATACTGTGTTCGGCATGTGTAATGTTCGGGACGCCAACAAGATGGTGCATCAAGATATTGCCATCCATCGCAGTGAGAGCTGCTGGATTAAGAAAACGCGCGAATGGACGCTCACGGATGGCTGCGGTAACATTGtcaagaaaacacaaaatcTTAACGTACTCACTCCTTCACCTACAACGATAGACTTCCCTAAAGATGCTTACGGTCAATGTCCAGCGTCGGCGTTCGACGTAAATCTAGACTTGTTTGGTAGGCCTCGAGTCACATCTGCATGCCCTGGTGATCCGCAGATAGAGAGCAAGGACAGTGGGTTGAAGGTCCTGAAGGATTGTGGGTACGTAACGCCAGTGGCCGTGACACGCATGTGGAAGGTAACTGACGTGTGCATGAATGTGACCAATCACAAGCAGACGATTTACTTTCAAAATCAAg GAACCAAACCAACCATTCGTAGCCCATCACGCCCGATATCCATCACCAAAGGACAAGAGGAGAATATAACGCTGACCTGTACATCTGTGGGCACGCCTACCCCTTTGATCACGTGGGTGCTACCGGACGGCAGTCAGGTGAACAGCACGCACTACATCACCGAGACCGAGGTGTTGGATGACTTGGAACTGAGGACACGCCTCAAGCGGCCCCAGCCTGGTGGATCTCTGCTTATAACTGATAGTCGCGAGGTTGACACTGGGGTTTATGTGTGTATTGCTAGGAATGTGCTGGGAAATGACACCGTGTCGGCTAATGTTACGGTGCGCAAAG ATCTCGTAGATGTTGATGCGAGTATCACGCTTCCTGATGAAGTGTTTGATGACGATCTTCTAGACACCGAGTCTGAACGATATGTTGAGCTAAAAACTACCTTTGAATGGGAG TTAACCCAAATCTTCATCAATATGTCTGGCTTCCAGGAAGTTGATATCCTAGGGTTCAG AAATGGCAGCGTAAAGGTTCTGTTTCGAGTTGTCGTGAAAACACAAGATAAGAAGGAGAAACCGGAGGTGGCTGTGAGTAAGGTTGGCAAGCATCTAAGTCTTAAGGTCAAGGGCGGTAGGATCGGTTCCTACAAAGTCATTCCCACTGCGGCACTACAAG aaaaaccaCCTCCTCCTAAAGAACTTCAAGCCAGCAATGTCAAGAAGACGGAGGTTCATATCACGTGGGCCCACCCCGAGCTATACGGCATGTATTCTATCACGGGTTATTTGCTACAGTACAAGGAATTCGGCTCATCAAAGTCTTGGAAGACTTACGTCACAGTTAGGGGAGACAACCACAGAATAGGCAATCTCGAGGCGGGAACGAGTTATTCGGTACGGCTCAAGTCGAAAAACAAGTATGGTCACAGTGAGCCTAGCGAGAACCTGGAATTCGCCACACAAAAAG GGCATAGTGGTGCGGAGCTTGCCCTGATGATTGTGGTTCCCTTGCTGGTGATCGCAGTTGCCATTGCACTCGGGTTGTACTTCATCAGGCGCAAGCGCAGAAAGAGGCAGGGATTCATGCGCGCAGATACCGTG GAGAGTCACACTGTCCGCTATTGTGCAAACCCGAGTAATGGCTTCAGGTTTGACGAGTCTAACGCGCACTGGCGGCAAATACCGCGGGAGGCGGTAGAGCTTGGGCGAACCCTTGGGGAGGGCGAGTTCGGCAAGGTTATAGAGGGTAACGTCACAGAACCAGACGGTACCAGGGTACATTGTGCTGTCAAGAAACTCAAGC GGACGGCGACGGAAAGCGATTGGAAGGATTTACTGAATGAGCTAGATATTATGGTGCAGGTCGGAGAGCATCCTAATATTGTCAACCTCATCGGCGCATGCTCAGATCCAG AGGGTCCGCTGATGGTGATCGTCGAGTTCTGCGGTAATGGAAACCTACTTCACTACCTCCagaaaaacagcaacaaaaactaCAGCAACCTTCATGAATACGTACTGACAATACCCGCACGCGAGCGCCTGCGGATAGCCGCTGATGTTGCCAGCGGTATGGCCCATCTGGAGAAAATGAGG TGCGTTCACCGTGATCTCGCTGCAAGAAATGTACTGCTGGATGAGGCCTTGACGGCAAAGGTCTCAGACTTCGGCTTATCACGTGACATCTATACAAACAGCGTCTACGAAAAGACGACAGGG GGAAAACTACCAGCCAAGTGGATGGCGATAGAGTCTATCGAGGCGGGACTTTACACATCACACAGCGACGC GTGGTCATTTGGTGTGTTATTATGGGAGATTGAAACAGGAG GATGCATCCCTTACCCCACATTCACGGTGCAAGAAATGTTAAACTCACTGAAGAAAGGGTATCGACTGGAAAAGCCCCCGTATTGCCTTGAGCCATT GTACACGTTGATGTTGAGTTGTTGGAGTGCAGATCCTGCCCTGAGACCACATTTTGTGGAAATTTGCGCGCGTCTGAAACAGCTACATGACGTAACTCCG CAAATAAAGTCACACAACAACGAGTATACGGTCGATGGATACGAAGACATGTCTGGGAGAGAGACATATGCATAA